The following is a genomic window from Acidimicrobiales bacterium.
CACCCCGGAGGACATGCGTGGGCGAGTCCTAGCCACGGAAGGCGTGTTCATCGGAGCGTCCAACGAACTGGGAGCCGCCGAATCGGGGCTAACTGCCGCATTCATGGGCCTGGTTGGTGCCGTGGTGTTCGGTGGAGCAGCCACTCTTGTTGTCGTAGCTGTGTGGTGGCGTTGGTTCCCCGACCTCCGGGACCTGGACACCTTCGACGAGGTCCGCCCGGATCCTCCGTGACCGCCCCCAACGGACAGAATGAGTCAGTGATCAACCAAGCGATCGAAAGCTGGCACGCCGTCCTCCGGGGTGAGGCCGACCTAGACGAGGTCCTCCACAAGGACTGCGTCTTCTGGTCGCCAGTGCTGTTCCGCCCTCAGGAGGGCCGGGAGTTAACCAAGTTGTACCTGACTGCCGCTTATCAGGTTTTTCCCGGGGATCCGGAAGCGGCAACCAACGAGGGTGAGGATCCGACGGGCGGACAATCCGGGTTCCGGTACACCCGACGAATCCTGGATGGGAACCACGCGGCCCTCGAGTTCGAGACAACCATGGACGGCGTAACTGTTAACGGGGTGGACCTCATCACCTGTGACGACGACGGACGGATCACCGAGTTCAAGGTCATGCTCCGACCGCGGAAAGCCGTGGAGAAGGTTCAGGAGCAGATGGCTGCCATGATCGAGACCCTGTCGGTCGAGGGCTGACCGCGGGCCATCAAGTCCGATATCTAGTCCAGGGTTCCCGGGACACAGCAACCACTGGACTCATGAAGCAGGACATACGCCGACGACTCCGGATCGACGCGCACCTTCATCTAGGACATGATGCCTGAATGGGTCTCAAGGTCGGATGCCAACTCCACCCCCAGGCCACCACGGTGGCCGCGCTACGCGACGCCTGGTGCCGGGCCGACGCGTTGGGTGCCGACTCGATCTGGGTGTGGGACCACTTCTATCCGCTGTACGGCGACCCGGATGCCGCCCACTTCGAGGCGTGGACACTGCTTTCGGCCATGGCCTCTGACACCGAGCACGCCATGCTCGGCACGATGGTGACCGGCAACTCTTACCGGAACCCTGAATTGCTGGCTGACATGGCCCGCACGTTGGACCACCTGTCCGACGGTCGGATGTACCTCGCTGTGGGCGCTGGCTGGTTCGAGCGCGACTACGACGAATACGGCTACGAGTTCGGGACCGTGGGTAGCCGCCTACGCCAACTTGAGGCCGATCTACCCCGCATGCGGTCCCGCCTGGCCAAGTTGAACCCTCCGGCTGTCGGGTCGCTGCCGCTGATGATCGGAGGCTCAGGGCGCACGGTGACGCTGCGCCTGGTGGCCGAGTACGCCGATGCCTGGAACTGCTTCGGCCCACCGGAGAACGTGGCCGAGCTGTCTGGGATCCTGGACGACTGGTGCGCGAAGGTCGGACGGGACCCGTCGGAGATCGAGCGCACAGTGTGCATCGCCCAGGATGACGTCGAAGATGTGGACCGGTACGTGGACGTGGGCGTCGACCACCTGGTGGTGATGACCGGCGCCCCGTTCGATCTCGGCCCCCTGGAGTCCCTCATCGCCCAACGAGACTCCTCCCGTTGAACCGGACCACGGGACCGATACTTCCCCCAACCGAGATCTGACGGAAGGATCCACTATGGATGAACAGTTCGAAGATTTGAGCGAAGCCAGGGCCTTTGCCTGTGCGAAGTGTGGTGGTACCGGCTGCGAGACCGGCAAGATCCGTACAACAGGTGATGGTGTGTCCCGGTACGTGAACCTGCAAAACCAGAAGTTCGGTTACATCGCATGTGAAAAATGTGGGTTCACCGAGTTCTACCGCGACTTCGGTAAAGACAGGGGCTGGAAGACCGTCCTGGACGTTCTCGGCAACTGACCGATACCGGCCAACCCGTACCGGTGGCGGCTCGCCCACCGCTGTTGGGTACGGTCGCGACCATGCCCCCGGAGACTCCGGCCGTCCTGGCCGCCGACCCGGATTCGT
Proteins encoded in this region:
- a CDS encoding nuclear transport factor 2 family protein, with protein sequence MINQAIESWHAVLRGEADLDEVLHKDCVFWSPVLFRPQEGRELTKLYLTAAYQVFPGDPEAATNEGEDPTGGQSGFRYTRRILDGNHAALEFETTMDGVTVNGVDLITCDDDGRITEFKVMLRPRKAVEKVQEQMAAMIETLSVEG
- a CDS encoding LLM class F420-dependent oxidoreductase; the protein is MGLKVGCQLHPQATTVAALRDAWCRADALGADSIWVWDHFYPLYGDPDAAHFEAWTLLSAMASDTEHAMLGTMVTGNSYRNPELLADMARTLDHLSDGRMYLAVGAGWFERDYDEYGYEFGTVGSRLRQLEADLPRMRSRLAKLNPPAVGSLPLMIGGSGRTVTLRLVAEYADAWNCFGPPENVAELSGILDDWCAKVGRDPSEIERTVCIAQDDVEDVDRYVDVGVDHLVVMTGAPFDLGPLESLIAQRDSSR
- a CDS encoding zinc ribbon domain-containing protein; its protein translation is MDEQFEDLSEARAFACAKCGGTGCETGKIRTTGDGVSRYVNLQNQKFGYIACEKCGFTEFYRDFGKDRGWKTVLDVLGN